From the Salmo trutta chromosome 25, fSalTru1.1, whole genome shotgun sequence genome, the window GTATGGCTTATGCCCACACATGGCACTACGTACGCCCACGCACGGCTTGGCATGGGATGGTGGCTGTTTTTGGCTCAATCAATGATGAGTGCAGTGTTATTGATATCTCCTGTGCGTTGTTTCACTCGTAGGCAACTCCTGGGTCCTATTTTTGCTCTCGTCCCTCTTCACTTTTTCATGATAGACGAGATGTCCAAGAATACActctgaaagagagagaacatttgGGAttgagagaggctagataacacATTGACACTAGTCATCATGACTTTCTGGAagatttaattattattattttttttacaacattACAAATCTATTGCAGCTTTACCAGTCAAATCtagacatctctctctcgctcgctctctctctctctctctctctttctgtcccacTACCTTCCCATCTTATGCTTTGAGTCATGCTCTcatgctctgttgttatcatgcTCTGTTGTAAAAAGCTCACATTACAGAGTGTTTATGGCTCTCTAAACCACTAGGTCAGAGGCTGCCTGTCTCTTGGCTCTACTTGCCATTGACATTCTCCTTCCAGGGGGTGGCATCATGGGCATGTCCCCCATGTCGCCCAGTTCAGAGTTGGATGTCCGTAGAGAGTTGCTGCTGCAGTCACTGATGGTGGACATGCTCTCAGAGGGCATACGTGTCATGAAGCTTTGCTTCCTTCCTGGGTTAGGCAAGAGGAAGTCGCTGCCCATTGAGTTCCTCCTATCTTCCTCCAGGTCTATGTCTCTCAGAGCCAAGCTTGGTCTGTGTGTTGTCATGATGCTGGGTCTGTGTGTTGCAATAGGCACAGGTACTCCTTCCATGTGGCTGGGCTGGTAGTGGTCTTGAGGGTGTAAATTGTGGTCCTTATGGTTTGGCTGACCCTGCAGGTTCCTGGGCCCACTGTCTCCATTCAAGAAAACTCCTCCGTAGGCTGGAGGGTGCTGGTCaaccatggtggtggtgtggttcTCTTGGGCTCCCTGGAGGTGCAGGGTCTGGATCATCCCTTGGCTGGGCTGACGTTgctggagctgctgctgctgctgctggtagtGCTGATGGGGCTGGAGGCCAGTGCAGTTGGCCAGGTACTGGCCTGGAGCCACGCTGTTGTGCCTGGGAACCTCGTGGTTTGGTATGTAGTGGGGAGGTGGGTCCATTGGGTTCAGATCCTCTTCAGGAATGACTTTGAAGATGGTCTGAGTCAGCGGCCCATTGTGAGAAGACGCTTTCTTATTCGGCTTGTAAATCAAACTGTCGTTGTCTGCTGGGTACTTGTCTCCCTTCAGAGTCTGTTTGATTTTCTTGATGCCCAGGTGGGATATCTCCAGGAGGTTCAGGAAGAGAGACACCCCGGCAATGACGATCATGAACACCATGAACACTGTTTTCTCCGTGGGCCTGGACACGTAACAGTCCACGCTGTTGGGGCAAGGCATCGTCTCGCATTTATATAGAGGCTCCAGTCCGATGCCATACAGGATATACTGGCCCATGATGAAGCCCACCTCCACCACGGAGCGCGTTAGGATATGGATGACGTACGTCCGCAGCAGGGACCCTCTCAGTGGAGCCTTCTTCACCTTCCTCTGCTCCTCCAGCCTCTTCAACTCCTTCTCAATGCGCTTGTGTTGCTCCACCAGCGCCTCCGTCTCCCCCAGCTCTGCCTTCAGCTGGACCCTCCGCCGGTGCCTCTCCTTCTCCAGGGCGCGCAGGCGGTAGAGCGCGTGGCCCATGTAGACGAGGGAGGGCGAGGACACGAAGATGACCTGCAGGACCCAGAAGCGGATGAGGGAGATGGGGAAGGCCTGGTCGTAACAGACGGTCTTGCAGCCCGGCTGGTCCGTGTTGCAGATGAACTCGCTCTGCTCGTCGTCCCACACGTCCTCAGCCGCTACGCCCAGCACCAGCATGCGAAAGATAAAGAGGATGGTGAGCCAGATCTTTCCTACGATGGTGGAGTGGACGTGCACCTCCTCTAGGATGCTGCCCAGCAGGTTCCAGTCCCCCATAGTCTCTCCTCAAGGCTCACTGGTCTCTACTGCCACATGTcctcacactggagagaaagagaccagAGGGATATCCCATATATTTTCTTTTAACAGTTTGATTGTAACTATAGTTTAAAACATGCAATGTTTATGATTAtcatgcaataaatggacttaataatCGAGACAAGCGCGGTGGAAGGAAGCCACCTCAATGGAATATAATCCATTAAAGAAAACAAGTAGGTGGCCAGGACGATACAGAAAAGTTTagtgaaatatttaaaaaaataataatacatataataGGAACAGATCGATCTATAGTTTACATCAGGACACAACTGCAACATGTTTTGACTACAAAGTCTTGTTCAGGCAGCATTGAAGAAGACCTATGTAGTTGAAACGCAGTGAAGAATTTCACCTAAGAATTTCACTTAGTTGTTGTCCTTTCAGACATGCATTCCTTGTTGTCTTCTCTTTAACTTTTATGTTGGTAAGACAACAGCATTACAAATCAGCATCATGATGCAGACAGTAAGAGCAGTAGGGGACAGTAGGGTAAGTTGAGACATTTGTACATTTAGCATTCCTCCATCAAGGGAAATAtggtattctttctaacaaagatatctacatatatttcaggatgttgtgtatccccgTCAATAATCAGAGGTCATGTAAACGTTACATgtaaacatagcttgtccaaaaaaggTGGTCTCTTCCCCCAGGTATGGGGTAATTTAAGCCACCTTcaaatttctgtactgaatgaaatgtTATCGCTAACTTTTTAAAACCACGTCTATctaacacttttaacataggcccTGTTGTTAGCTCATATCCCCTGTTGTTAGCTCATATCCCCTGTTGTTAGCTCATATCCCCTGTTGTTAGCTCATATCCCCTGTTGTTAGCTCATATCCCAgcaataatgccttgcattacgccTGGGAAGACAACGCTTCAATTTgttcaacttgccattggctcaacttaccccaaggcaaaagttttgactatattagcccacaagGCTACAATGacgcactttcatgctaggtttaggacctcatattgaagcttatagagaccccaactgatgtatagaataATCTTAAAATTGTCTTCTTTGGTATAGATACAAGTATCATGAAACCTctaaaacaatacattcatttgatTTGGTGAAAATCAGTTTTCTGAACCTAACTTTCTTACCACtctttccatgtggtttcttccatcacagactccatgaaattgTAACTTCTTCCTAAATATTGAGTCAAATGGTTTCCTAGAGTGTTGATCAACTTACCCCTTTACACCTACTCTcccctacaatttttttttttttacagaagtcAATACATCATTTCAATGCAAAGAAAAACAAGCACTTACATATCAATGGTATGGGTACTTTCTTTGCCTCTCAATGCAAAACATGTTTCccactcaccaaaatcacatgCTTGGTATGGTTACCCCATGGAGAAGTTGGTTTCCTTTGCAAAAGCACATATCTCCCTGAGTCAGTCAGTCCGCCACACAGAGTGACTGTTCTGTGTTCTACCGTGCTGCTGTTGCACACAGGGTTCACAGGATGTGAGGATTGATCTGCAACCGACGGGAGGGACAATGCCCCATGGCACATCTTGCCAGGCAACTGTTGAATCCTGCTTGCAACGGCCTGCTCTCACACCAACCAACAGTGCCAACCCAGCTAGTGCCCTCTAACCCCCATTAATACCCCGCTCGCTGGAAGAGAGGGTATATTTGTGTATTGTTTTACGTTCCCACAATGCTCCCATTTCGGCCCTTTAGTTAGAATAGGAACCCTCCTATGTAGAAGCTTCAGATATTGACATTTTGAGGCAAAGGTATGTAATCCCTCATATCTGATTAATGTAATGCATAATCTATAATGCCAGACACACTGGTTCAACGAGTCATGTCCAGTTTCATAGTTAGCTGCATGgggagttgttgttttttggAGTGTGTGTTCTAGCCCCCTGTCTGCCGAAAGAGAACACCATAGTGCAAAATATACTCAATCTATCCAATCCAACTACTGAATACCATAGGGATAGGTTATATAATGAGTTAGTATAATTTGGTGTGATCTCTATTTTGCTTTGCATTTCAAAGTATTGGTTATGTCCTGTTGAGTATTGTCTATCAAAAACAACACACCATGCAAACTTAATTGTATGCTCACTTTGGTTTGCAGTGCAATATTCCTGAACTGGTTTTATCCActgaaaatgtatgtattgaaCTCCCCTTCTATCTGTTTGGGACTAAAGGCATCCATGAAAATAACCATGATAACCATGAAGATAAGCAGAGAATCACATAACCTTGTCGTGAAGTTCAATTGTGTGGTTCTGAAGTTATTCTACACAACACAAACCCCCCATACCCATGCTAAGTAATAGTACACAATAGTAgttgagctgctgctgctgctgcataaAAAGACCAGCCAAGCCTCAGGGCTTTAATTAGCTTTCCATTGCACACTGACAGAGTCAATGGAGGATTGATTTGATTTTCCCTTGCAGAAGCTTCAACAGCAAATGTCACATCGGGACGTTGCATTACATAACGAGTTCATCTAGTACTTAGCTAGCGATCCATAGGGGCTGGGCCTGGATTTGTTGTCTATCTGTGTCGCTGATGCCCAGACCTGCATCCatatgttttcatctgattagCTTCTCCTTTTTCTGTTCTGACTGAACGACATGCATTTAGTCATTTGTTCTATTGCTCACTGTTTATGTCATTGACCCAACAGAGATGTCAATAACATGCGTTCATCAAAAAGTTATTAGACAAAGGTATTTGGCCATTGAGCATATGATATGATTGTCGCATTTCGCAGGTACAGGTCGACCTTTAAACTTTAACAAGGTCATACATTTGGATGGCGACATACAATATTTTATATcagtagttgctacatccatttttggacttatgcATGAATGATATGTACGACATTGATTATTGAAGAgtgtaacttataaatgcctcatgagctcagTTCAAATGTACTACCCCGTCAGAACCCAAAATGTAAGCTTGGTTTACTCCGACGTTTGTAAACAACTACTGTACTACTGCGTGGCTGCACACGACTCTAACACCAcatcgttaagtttgctgacgagaCAATGGatttaggcctgatcaccaatgacgatgagacagcctatagggaggaggttcgagacctggcagtgtggtgccaggataacaacctctccctcaacgtcagcaagacaaaggatctgattgtggactacaggaaacggagggtcGAGATCACCCCaattcacattgacggggctgtagtgtccacatcactaaggacctgtcatggtccaaacacaccaacagtcatgaagagggcacgacaatgcctcttccccctcaggaggctgaaaagatttggcatgagccctcagatcctcaaaaagttctacagctgcaccattgagagcgtcTTGACTCGCTGCATCACAGCTTGGTATGGctactgcttggcatctgactgcgaggcgctacagagagtagtgagtacagcccagtatatcactggggccgagttccctgtcatccaggacctctatatcaggtggtgtcagaggaaggccctaaaaattgtcaaagactccagccacccaagtcacagtctgttctctctgctaccgcatggcaagtgataccggagcaccaagtttgggaccaaaatgctccttaacagcttctaccccaaagccataagactgctgaacggTTGATGAAATTGCTACCCAGACTTTCTGCTATTCaccctctacctacatgtaaggagtacttcaatcaatcacctaaccaaacctacatgtacactaccgttcaaaagtttggggtcagttagaaatgtccttgttttttaaagaaaagcacattttttgtccattaaaataacatcaaattgatcagaaatacagtgtagacattgttaatgttgtaaatgactattgtagctggaaacggcagattttttactGGAATagctacgtaggcgtacagaggcccattatcaacaaccatcactcctgtgttccaatggcaaattgtgttagctaatccaagtttatcattttaaaggctaattgatcattagaaaacccttttgcaattatttagcacagctgaaaactgttgttctgattaaagatgcaataaaactgtccttctttagactagttgaggatttggagcatcagcatttgtgggtttgatttcaggctcaaaatggccagaaacaaataactttcttctgaaactcatcagtctattcttgttctgagaaattaaggctattccatgtgagaaattgccaagaaactgaagatctgtgtactactccctgtgtactactcctttcacagaacagcgcaaactgtctctaaccagaatagaaagaggagtgggaggccccggtgcacaactgagcaagaggacaagtacataagagtgtctagtttgagaaacagacgcctcacaaatcctcaactggcagcttcattaaatagtacccgcaaaacatcagtctcaacgtcaacagcgatgaggcgactccgggatgctggccttctatcttctatgtatttatatgtgtatgtatatgtgtgtatgtatgtatatgtccAGTATATacgctaccggtcaaaagttttagaacacctactcattgaagggtttttcttaattttttactattttctacattgtagaataatagtgaagacatcaaaactatgaaataacacatatggaatcatgtagtaaccaaaaaggtcttaaacaaattaaaatatattttatatttgagattcttcaaatagccctcctttgccttgatgacagctttgcacactcttggcattctcttaaccagcttcatgaggttgtcacctggaatgcatgtcaattaacaggtgtgccttcttaagatttgtggattttctttccttcttaatgcgtttgagccaatcagttgtgttgtgacaaggtagtgggggtatacagaagatatccctatttggtaaaagaccaagtccatattatggcaagaacagctcaaataaacaaagagaaacgacagtccatcattactttaagacatgaaggttagtcaatacggaaaacgtcaagaactttgaaagtttcttcaagtgcagtcgcaaaaaccatcaatcgctattgtcacaccctgatcagtttcacctgtccttgttattgtctccaccccctccaggtgtcgcttgttttccccagtctatttatccctgtgtttcctgtctctctgttcgtcttgtatgtttagtcaagtcaaccagcgtgtttttcctgtactccttttgctattctctttttgctagtcctctcGGTTTTGActcctgcctgactctggacttctttcccgcctgcctgatcatcctgcctgacctgaccttgaatctgcctgcccttcggtaccttttggacgctgaactggttttgaccctttttgcctgtccacgaccattctcttgccttcccctattggattaataaatattgtaagactccaaccatctgcctcctgtgtctgcatctgggtctcgccttgtgtcatgatagctatgatgaaactggctctcatgaggaccaccacaggaatggaagacccagagttacctatgctgcagaggataagttcattagagttacaagcctcaacatcaactgttcagaggagactgtgtgaatcaggccttcatggtcaaattgctgcaaagaaaccactactaaaggacatcaataagaagaagacacttgcttgggccaagaaacacgagcaatggacattagacctgttgAAACTTgttctttggtctggagtccaaattgtagatttctggttccaaccaccgtgtctttgtgagacgcagtgtgggtgaatggttgatctctgcatgtgtatttcccaccgtaaagcatggaggaggaggtgttatggtgtgggggtgcttttctgctgacactgtctgtgatttatttagaattcaaggcacacttaaccagcatggctaccacagcattctgcagcgatacgccatcccatctggtttgggctatcatttgtttttctacaggacaatggcccagcacacctccaggctgtgtaagggctattttaacaagaaggagagtgatggagtgctgcatcagatgacctggcctccacaatcccccgacctcaaccaacactcaacaaagagctgcagttagtttcagagtgggtggcaaggaataagttagccctaaatatctCTAAAACTTAAACCATTGTATTTGTaataaaacactcactaaaccctaaacctcaattaaatcttgtaataaataatgtgaaaattgagcaagttgaaatgactaaactgcttggagtaaccctaaattgtaaacatattgatgcagtagtaactaagatggggagaagtctgtctataataaagcgatgctctgccttctaaacaacactatcaacaaggcaggtcctacaggccctagttttgtcgcaccttgactactgttcaatcgtgtggtcaggtgccacaaaaattacttagaaaaattgctcagaacagggcagcacggctggcccttggatgtacacagagagctaatattaatgaAATGCAtctcaatctctcctggctcaaagtcgaggagagattgacttcatcgctACTTTTGTTTATGAGAGGTTGAATGCACCGAGCGTTCTGTCTatactactggcacacagctcggacacccatgtatACCCCACAAAACAtgtcacaagaggtctcttcacagtcccaaagtccagaacagactatgggaggcacactgtactaaatagagccatgactacatggaactctattccacatcaagtaactcatgccagcagtaaaatttaattaaaaaaacagataaaaaaaacaccttatggaacaacggggactataaagcaacacaaacattggcacacacacacacacacacacacacacacacacacacacacacacacacacacacacacacacacacacacacacacacacacacacacacacacacacacacactatgcatacACATGGATTTAATACTGTAGATagggagtatgggcctgagggcactcAGTGTGCTgggaaatctgtgaatgtattgtaatgtttttaaaattgtataacgtGCCTTAAttttgttggaccccaggaagagtagctgctgctttgccagcagctaatggggatccataataatactgttggaaaggcattccaggtgaagctggttgagagaatgccaagagtgtctaaagctgtcatcaaggctatttgaagaatctcaaatataacatatttgttaaacacttgtttggttagtacatgattccatatgagttatttcatagttttgatgtcttcacctttattctacaatgtagaaaaacccttgaatgagtaggtgttctaaaacttttgaccagtagtgtatatatatttgcaaaGAAATATgtgggggattggaagtgatgcagacaattacattgatggaagctacaatctatactagcagtattaaagctgatctGCCCCCTAAAaagaataaaaatgaacagtggCGGGGGagctgctttgttattgtttcaactgctggcCCTTTAAGCACATTGTTGTGATAATACTCAGAAACAACATCCACACTAACGCCCGTTAGTGCCACTCAATGTATTAACTTAACTCTTACACCTCTTTTGTACTTACAATCTCCCTACTGTAGTATGTACCTTGGTACTCACACACAGGATATGGGCCTTTCTAGTAGAATAGTGTATAACAGTTGTCAGCTTTAAATCTGAATTCTTATAGCTTCTGCATCAAAGTCTTGATTATGCGGCCGTACCACACAAAATGTTACTAAACAGTCCACTACCATTTTGCTACCTTCAGGATGTTCACATAGAGTAGACCCTGATTGGCCATACTATCGCTGACGGTGGTGCTCCTAAAGGTTGAGGTCATGTAAGGATGTTCTATGTTGTGCCGTAGCAATCCGTCAATACTTGTAGAGAACACATTATGTACTGTGGGATCACAGAGTGGTTTATAAAAAGTGAACAATACCAAGGGCCATAGCAGCCCTCATTAAACCCTGTGATCATAGACAGGATCAATAAAGAAAACACACAAGGCAGGCAGCACTCATAGATAcagcagatacactacatgatacactacatgaccaaaagtatgtggacacatctcATTcccaaatcatgggcattaatatggagttgttcccccctttgctgctataacagcctccactcttctggaaaggctttccactagatgttggaacattgctacgggacttgcttccattcattcacaagaacattagtgaggtcgggcactgattttgggtgattaggcctggctcgcagtcagtgttccaattaatctcaaaggtgttcaatggggttgaggtcagagctctgtgcaggccagtcaagttcttccacaccgatctctacaaaccatttct encodes:
- the LOC115162674 gene encoding gap junction alpha-4 protein-like: MGDWNLLGSILEEVHVHSTIVGKIWLTILFIFRMLVLGVAAEDVWDDEQSEFICNTDQPGCKTVCYDQAFPISLIRFWVLQVIFVSSPSLVYMGHALYRLRALEKERHRRRVQLKAELGETEALVEQHKRIEKELKRLEEQRKVKKAPLRGSLLRTYVIHILTRSVVEVGFIMGQYILYGIGLEPLYKCETMPCPNSVDCYVSRPTEKTVFMVFMIVIAGVSLFLNLLEISHLGIKKIKQTLKGDKYPADNDSLIYKPNKKASSHNGPLTQTIFKVIPEEDLNPMDPPPHYIPNHEVPRHNSVAPGQYLANCTGLQPHQHYQQQQQQLQQRQPSQGMIQTLHLQGAQENHTTTMVDQHPPAYGGVFLNGDSGPRNLQGQPNHKDHNLHPQDHYQPSHMEGVPVPIATHRPSIMTTHRPSLALRDIDLEEDRRNSMGSDFLLPNPGRKQSFMTRMPSESMSTISDCSSNSLRTSNSELGDMGDMPMMPPPGRRMSMASRAKRQAASDLVV